A single window of Treponema denticola ATCC 35405 DNA harbors:
- a CDS encoding MptD family putative ECF transporter S component: protein MEGKRNFQIKDLIITALMVLCSQILYRILSFLFMSPYTMLLTMPIWAIIGAIAYFLVPAKTKNPWMILLFCILTSIIGFYPPYIISCIIGGVLAMLIARIKGIENYKGLTIGYILFCVLASFGGMYVPFLFYAEQTLNAYKEMFGAEYLETLTKLVSPTITVIMLIITALCGCIGALISKKLLKKHFEKAGMI from the coding sequence ATGGAAGGAAAAAGAAATTTTCAAATTAAAGATTTGATTATTACGGCATTGATGGTTCTATGCTCACAGATTTTGTACAGAATACTGTCTTTTCTATTTATGTCGCCATACACAATGCTTTTAACAATGCCTATCTGGGCAATCATCGGAGCAATTGCTTATTTCTTAGTACCTGCTAAAACAAAAAATCCATGGATGATATTATTATTTTGTATACTTACAAGTATTATAGGCTTTTATCCGCCATATATAATCAGCTGCATCATTGGCGGTGTTCTTGCAATGCTCATCGCAAGAATAAAAGGAATTGAAAATTATAAAGGCTTGACAATCGGATATATACTATTTTGTGTTCTTGCAAGTTTTGGAGGAATGTATGTGCCGTTTTTATTTTATGCAGAGCAAACACTTAATGCATATAAAGAAATGTTTGGAGCCGAGTATTTGGAAACGTTAACTAAACTTGTTTCACCTACAATAACCGTAATAATGCTTATTATAACGGCGCTATGCGGATGTATTGGAGCGCTTATCTCGAAAAAGCTTCTTAAAAAACATTTTGAAAAAGCAGGTATGATTTAA